From Calliphora vicina chromosome 3, idCalVici1.1, whole genome shotgun sequence:
TCATTTAATTACATAATAGaattaatatttgtatatatagtTTTAGCATCATCCAAACTATTTGCACATATAGACAACgaggtaaaattaaaaatgtcctCACTACCATTTGGTGTGCACTATCATCAGTATTGCATCACAAAGGAAGACTTGTGTATCAATAAAATTGATAAACAATGGACAGTTTTGGCCTGCAATGAAGATGAAAAGGGCTTGGAATTTATCACTATAATTGAACACAATAGGTATTTGTAaattattgtagttttttttcataattcaaatatttatagttttcttATTTTACAGTTTACCCTTCTATGGCTCACAAATACATCCCGAACGTGTaatattcgacaattttgtgtCGAACAATATATCCCATCATTGTTTAGAATGTTTTGAGTTGGCTCAGtattttggcaaattttttgttcatcaaTGTAATCTAAATGAAAATCGTTTCAATAGCAAGGAAGAAGAGTCACGACACTCTATTTATCATTTTCCTATAGTACTTAATGTAACAGCTGATAGGAAACAATTTcgtcaatattatttatttaaagatgATGCCGATTATCCCAAAGAACtggaaaattaaatataagtaTGAAATACAACTTTAATTTGCGGCAAAATACAAACATTGTGAAAGGAACgtgatattttaaataagacTTATAATGCCATTATTACTTACATAGTTGCTATAGTTACAATAACTAAATATGTAAAAACTAGTTTATGAGAAAGATTtcagaatattttatttcaaggtCCTCATTTTATAACACGAAACGACAAAGGTTTGAGCAAATTTGTGCGTTAAATATTGCAGTTTGAAAACTTCATCCTGTATGCCTTATACAAATTTCTTTCGTTATTAAAACGAGGCCTTTGCAACAACCATGTgatcatttatttataattaattataatataccTCCGTATTCTGAAAGTTATACCATTGACAAgttatttagaaaacaaaaaaatttacaacttttgtatggaaattgttattaaaacatttttataataattttgtcattATCATGAGAATACTCTCGAAAATCGATTTAGCAATTGcctattaaataaacaaatatattaaaaaatttggattttttttaacggaCTTAATAAATTCCGAACGGAATActatgcattttaaaatattgcttgCTTTCATACAATCATAACCCTATTTGTATAGAAATACTtactatatttttaatctaatgAAAAGTGAATATATTGGTAAAGACTAATTCGTTATCTTAGTACGCAAACGTGCCAagttccatttttttaattttacagtagagacaaaaaacgttctatcttttttgctttcaatattCTTTAGATCTATAAACGCAGTTCTCTCCTATGATCTGTTGGCTTTAAGTAtcagttgaaaaaataaaataattgaaatgactttagaaactgaagccatttttaaggcccaactataatatgcataagctagcttaaggtaatgtcaaaaccaaacgaaaagtctgtcaaatgcttaaggaaatccgaagaaacttttaggtggctataatgtacttactagggtattcattcgactaatgatcgttcgattaatcgaataatttcttacgaataattattcgaacaatttaaaaatggacattttcgaataacgaataattcgaacaattttatgtagaataatcgaataaatgttcatatatatttaaatttattaaattgcttaaaattgttcataatttcaaatttaaataagtaataatgactcacaaaaattgtattgtttctgaaattcgacaaataactaaagacaaagggactttcgatcactggagatgagtgttccgatagatccttctataaatatataaatattactgcaagaagttacaattctaaaaaacaaaactttcaaaatttttaacttaggacttgaaccaatgaaaataaaaagttcggaataaaatatttgttatttagctggcgaaatattagaagaatcgcaattaataat
This genomic window contains:
- the l(3)72Dr gene encoding gamma-glutamyl hydrolase, with protein sequence MSMSSTQQNNDNFTPVIGILCIDIAVDLRKTYGNDYHSYIDALYVKYLESAGARVIPIWINRGRSYYEAIMSKINGILLPGGAVYFDAKYCTGDLRNDCVQSSKYIYEIAKDLSVKGHNFPLWGTCMGFQLMLTHSADLVDIRQDCQQMHCSLPVKFESDKVLASSKLFAHIDNEVKLKMSSLPFGVHYHQYCITKEDLCINKIDKQWTVLACNEDEKGLEFITIIEHNSLPFYGSQIHPERVIFDNFVSNNISHHCLECFELAQYFGKFFVHQCNLNENRFNSKEEESRHSIYHFPIVLNVTADRKQFRQYYLFKDDADYPKELEN